The Solanum pennellii chromosome 11, SPENNV200 sequence CATACATGAATTAAAGATTGGATTTCCACAAAACATATATCAAAAAGAACACAcagagaaaaatgaaattcacACAAtactttatcttcttcttcttcattttgagCTTTGTTTCATCCCATGATACCAGCATAATATTCACCACCTTAGGAAGATCAAGTTATGCCTTCGACATCTTCGCTCTTCCAACAACACACCCACAAACCGAATTCCAGTTGACCGATGGCAATTCCGTTAACTTTAACGGTCATTTCCCTGCCACCCTACCACCTTCCCTGCTCTCCCGCCTACCCGATGATGATTCTGTCAATTCTGGGTTTCATCTTATCTATGTAACTGAAAGGAACGGCACCCACCATGTATTCTATGACGCTGTATTTCATGACATACTTGAGTTTCCATCTCAAACTCGACTTCAGGTTCCTTTGGTAGGTTTTGAGCAATCAGTTTCTATGAAAGATAAGCCTAGTTTATCTGGGGAATTTTTGATATACGTATCGACTCATGAGGATTCCGGTGTGCCTAGGACTAGCTGGGCTGCGGTATATTCCACTCATTTGGTTTCCGGGTTCACCCAGAGGTTGACACCTAAAGGGGTTGCTGATTTCAGCCCCGCAGTGTCTCCTTCCGGCGATTGGACGGCGGTGGCATCGTATGGGGGGGAGAAGGGTTGGAGTGGGGAGGTTGAGGAACTCGATACGGATATCTATATTTTCATGACTCGTGATGGGTCGAGTCGGGTTAAGGTGGTGGAGCACGGTGGGTGGCCATCTTGGGCTGATGAGTATACTCTGTATTTCCACCGGAGATGCGATGATGGGTGGTGGAGTGTGTTCAAAGTTCTACTTCCGAAATCAGGTGTCGACTTCTTAGTCTCAGTCTCTACCCCGCAGCGAGTCACCCCATCGGGTTTGCACGTTTTCACACCAGCATCTTCTCCGGTGAACAAGAACCTCATCGCCGTCGCTACCAGAAGAGCAGGTTCAGAGTATCGGCACATCGAGCTATTTGACGTCGTTTCTAAGAAGTTCACAGAGATAACCCGATCCGTTTCATCTTATGCTCATCATCTGAACCCCTTCTTTTCGCCGGATTCTTCCTGGGTTGGATACCATAAATGTCGAGGCACAGGCGATATACTGTTACTGGAAAATCTTCTAAACCCGATACCCGGAATCTCTCTATTCCGGATTGACGGGTCGTTTCCATCATTTTCACCAAATGGTGATCGGATAGCTTATGTTAGGTTACCTGGATTATATGTGGTGAACTATGACGGATCAGGTCTGCGTCAAATTTCATCTAGAACCGCCTTTTCCACGGCTTGGGACCCGAAAAGAAAGGGGGTAATTTACACTAGCTTTGGACCAACATTTGCTAGTGAAAGCACACAAGTGGATATCATTTCCATCAATGTAGATGATGAAGACTTGAGCTATAAGCAATTGACAATAGGAGGGAAGAATAACGCATTTCCGTCCCCTTCACCTGATGGGAAATGGATCGTCTTCCGATCGGGGAGATCAGGTCACAAGAACCTGTACATAATGGATGCTTTGGAAGGAGAGGTGGGTGGTCTACGTCCATTGACAAAGGGGCCATGGACGGATACCATGTGTAATTGGTCACCGGATGATGAATGGATTGCATTTGCATCCGATCGAGAAAACCCTGGGTCAGGTAGTTTCGAGATGTATATGATTCACCCTAATGGAACAGGACTCAAGAAGGTGATCCAGAGTGGTATAGGTGGGAGGACTAACCATCCTTATTTCAGCCCGGATGGCAAGTATATAGTGTTCACTTCAGATTACGCCGCTGTATCAGCTGAGCCCATCTCGAATCCTCATCATTATCAGCCATATGGTGATATATATGTGATCAAATCAGACGGCTCAGACATACGAAGATTAACACACAATTCATACGAGGATGGTACGCCCGCTTGGGGCCCTACTTTCATAGAACCTGTGGATG is a genomic window containing:
- the LOC107004597 gene encoding uncharacterized protein LOC107004597 yields the protein MKFTQYFIFFFFILSFVSSHDTSIIFTTLGRSSYAFDIFALPTTHPQTEFQLTDGNSVNFNGHFPATLPPSLLSRLPDDDSVNSGFHLIYVTERNGTHHVFYDAVFHDILEFPSQTRLQVPLVGFEQSVSMKDKPSLSGEFLIYVSTHEDSGVPRTSWAAVYSTHLVSGFTQRLTPKGVADFSPAVSPSGDWTAVASYGGEKGWSGEVEELDTDIYIFMTRDGSSRVKVVEHGGWPSWADEYTLYFHRRCDDGWWSVFKVLLPKSGVDFLVSVSTPQRVTPSGLHVFTPASSPVNKNLIAVATRRAGSEYRHIELFDVVSKKFTEITRSVSSYAHHLNPFFSPDSSWVGYHKCRGTGDILLLENLLNPIPGISLFRIDGSFPSFSPNGDRIAYVRLPGLYVVNYDGSGLRQISSRTAFSTAWDPKRKGVIYTSFGPTFASESTQVDIISINVDDEDLSYKQLTIGGKNNAFPSPSPDGKWIVFRSGRSGHKNLYIMDALEGEVGGLRPLTKGPWTDTMCNWSPDDEWIAFASDRENPGSGSFEMYMIHPNGTGLKKVIQSGIGGRTNHPYFSPDGKYIVFTSDYAAVSAEPISNPHHYQPYGDIYVIKSDGSDIRRLTHNSYEDGTPAWGPTFIEPVDVEWPNGGHPCTFEDCHWLNVRTNASFGLDSAKIQCAQ